In the genome of Streptomyces sp. Tu 3180, the window CCCGTTGCGTGTCCCGGTGAACTTCCAGCACTCGAAGGTCTCGGGCATCACCAGAAGGCTCTCGAAGACGTCTTGCTCGGATAGGAAGCTCAGGGTCTGATCCAGCGGCCATTCGGGCGGTCCGAAGAAGACGCTGACCTCGTCCAGGGTGTCTGCGGGGACCGCTTGGGCGGCCAGCTGCTCCGCGAGGCGTTGGGCGATGCTGTCGAGGAAGCGTGCGGATCCGATGCTGGTGCCGGTGCCGGCCCAGCGGCGTGCGGAGCCGGGGTCGGTGGTGTCGTAGACCGTGGCGACCTTTTCCGCGAGCGCCATCCAGCGGGCCGGGACCGACTCGTTATCGGCCTGTGCCATCGCGAGCAGTGATCGCGCCGGGTCCAGCCGGTCGCCGGGTGCGTGGAGGGTCTCGGTATGGGTCTGCAGGACGAGCCACATGAAGGCGGCGAAGTCGGCCGCGGCAGTCCCCAACACGCCGAACAGGTTGTCGGGGGAGTGCTGCAGCTGCCGCTCAGCAAGTGCCAGGGCCCACAGCGCTTCGTCGCTGAGCAGTTCGGAAGTGACGGTGAGCTGCTCGGTGTCGGGGGTGAGTGTCTCGAACTCCGCTGGCCGGGGCGGGTAGGGGCGGGTGAGGATGACCCACCCCTCGCTCTCACGCCCAGCCCGGCCGGCCCGGCCGGTGGCGTTCAACAACTCCGCGGGGTTGAGGCTGCGCTGATTCCCGCGTGTGTGATCACCCTCGACCGTGTGACTGACGATGACAGTGTGTACCGGAAGGTTGACGCCGTCGGTGAGGGTGGTGGTGCTGGCGATGGCCCGGCTGGTGGTCGAGGTTACGTCGACGCGGCCGACGGTAGATGCAGCATGCGCGTGCCCCGGTTCGATGCGGCGGCGTGTCCGGCGCGAGGCACGGATGCCTTGCCGGTACGCAATGCGCTGCGTGCCGCCCCGATTCTCCGGCCGTCCTTTTCTGTGTTCCGGAGCGGCGCAGGGGATGTGCAGAGGGAGATGTCGAGCTGTCGACGAGGTGGGTGAACCAGCATGGTGAGCTGCGACTGCGGCCTCAGGGTCGGTGACGCGGGTGGAGTTGTCGGCGGGGTGTCGACTGGGTTGCCGGTCAGGATGTCGGCCCGTTTTGCAGGGAGTTGGCTGATTCGGCCTTTGGGACGCGGTTGCGCTGAGTTCGTCCGGCGGGGACAGGCGTTGACGATGGTTTTGAACCTGTATGTCGTCGGCTCAGGGGGGTGGAGTCACCGGGGCAAGGGTTTGGCTGCGGGAAGCGGGGTGGGGATTCTACGGTATTCGCATCGATATGACGGACAGTCATGGAAGGGGGCGGGTTTGATGGACATTCCACTGGTGAAGGCGGTCGCCGCGGTGCGGGACGAGCTGATCGCGGCTGCGGCGGCTGCCGGGGAGCATCCGGAGGTGGTGTTCGCGGTGGGACCGGTGGAGATGGAGTTCGAGGTCGAGGTCCGCGCGGACGCGAACGCCAAGGCCGGGTTCCGGCTGTGGGCGGTGGGGGCGGAGACCCAGGCGGGCGTCTCGCGTGGGCGCACCCATCGGGTGTCGTTCACGCTCACTCCCCGTGGTGCGGACGGTGGGGACCTCCTCGTGAGCGGGAACTCCGGTCGGCCGTCCGGGCCCGGAAACACTGCAGGGCGTATCGCGGACTGAGCCGTCTCTTGAGGTCGGCGTTGCTGGTCTTGACCGGGTGGGCTCGCCGGGCGGGCGTGTGGGTTGGCTGTTTGAAAGGGCGCGGGGTGGAGCGGTCACGGGTGGTAGGGGTGGCAGGGCCGGGTGGTCCGGGTTCGGGGTATGCGGTGGGTGGGCGGCTGGTGCTGACCTCCGCCCACGTCGTCACCGTCCCGGAGCAGGAGGCTGTGGCGCCGGTGGGCCGGCGGGTGGAGGTGTTCCATCCCGGGGGCGATCACGTCCTGAACGGGGTGGTGGTGTGGTGCGGCACGGCGGGTGGCCGGGACGACGCCGCGCTGGTCCTGGTCGAGGACGATCCCCGGTGGGGCGCTCCGGTCGCTGCTGTGCGCTGGGGTCGTATGGTCACCGACCGGCCGGGTGCCGGGTGTGAGACCTGGGGGGTTCCGGATGTGGCGCAGCGTGAGGGTCGGGCGGTGGAGGCGGTCCAGCTGCGCGGTGAGGTGAACCCGGGCAGCGGGATCATCCACAACCAGTACGTGATGGACCTGCTCCAGCATCCTCCGCAGTGGTCGAAGCCCGGTACCTCGCCGTGGGGCGGGCTGTCGGGCGCGGGCGTCGCCTGCGGGCGTCTGCTGACCGGGGTGGTGGCCTCCGACAGGGCCCACTCCGGCAGCGGGCAGCTGAACGTCGTCCCGGCCTATGTCCTGCATCACGATACGGCCTTTCGTGCGGCCCTGGCCGCGCACGGCGCCCCCGCGGCGGGCCTGGAGGCCATCGAGCTGCAGCACCTGGCCGACCCCGCCACCGGCCCGGGCCGCCGCAACAATGTGGTGGCTTCGCCGGCCGCGCTGCTGCAGGCCGCACGGCAGACCGTCCCCTTCCACGGACGCGAACAGCTCCTCGACGACCTCAAGGCCTGGTGCGGCAGGAGCGGGTTCGGGGCGTGGCTGCTGCACGGGCCCGGCGGGCAGGGCAAGACCCGCCTCGCCCACCAGCTGGCCGCCCTGCTGGCCGCCGACCGGTGGGCCGTGCTGTGGCCGAAACCAGACGCTCCCGCGGCCGATTTGCGTGAGGTCGGGCATGCGGTGAAGCCGCTGCTGGTCGTCCTCGACTACGCCGAGACCCGCACCCAGCAGCTGGCCGCCCTGGTCGAGGCCGCCGCCGACCATCCCGGTACCACCCCGCTGAAACTCCTGCTGCTGGCACGCACCGACGGGGACTGGTGGCGCCAGGCCACCACCGCCACCAGCCTCGCCCAGGACTACCTCGAAC includes:
- a CDS encoding trypco2 family protein; protein product: MDIPLVKAVAAVRDELIAAAAAAGEHPEVVFAVGPVEMEFEVEVRADANAKAGFRLWAVGAETQAGVSRGRTHRVSFTLTPRGADGGDLLVSGNSGRPSGPGNTAGRIAD